One window of the Candidatus Stygibacter australis genome contains the following:
- a CDS encoding NAD(P)H-dependent glycerol-3-phosphate dehydrogenase, producing the protein MKLIVIGSGNWGTVLAKLFSTKNDVHLWTINEKEAQFIRTNRESPLLTNFKIPDNMVVEAKFTSSIEPEDIVVVAIPSRKMEELILEFKEHSYHKFIFVNASKGVEHTTLTTTYETVRIHLPEVKFANLSGPTIARELAEGLPAKAILSSKDVSLLLELQDILDNDLLKYEFSRDVIGNELAAAMKGLIAIAVGISDGLGFKTNVFGLIITYGLWEFETVMKFLNVPTQTVYGIAGMGDLITTCISENSRNRTFGKYLAQGYSLEDALLKVGMEVEGVSMAKTIRKLAQFNLSIPLVSCITRIIFDGVEDIRKELLDTLNSIS; encoded by the coding sequence GTGAAACTTATCGTGATTGGCTCAGGTAATTGGGGCACCGTTCTGGCGAAGCTTTTCTCCACAAAAAATGATGTTCATTTGTGGACTATTAACGAAAAGGAAGCGCAGTTTATCCGCACTAATAGAGAAAGTCCCCTGCTAACGAATTTTAAGATTCCGGATAATATGGTAGTAGAAGCAAAATTCACATCTTCTATCGAACCCGAGGACATTGTAGTAGTAGCTATTCCTTCCCGCAAAATGGAAGAACTTATCCTGGAATTCAAAGAGCACAGCTATCATAAATTCATCTTCGTAAATGCCTCAAAGGGTGTGGAACACACCACTCTCACTACTACTTATGAAACCGTTCGCATTCACCTGCCGGAAGTGAAATTTGCTAATCTCTCTGGACCTACAATTGCCCGGGAACTGGCTGAAGGTCTGCCGGCAAAAGCTATTCTGTCATCAAAAGATGTTTCTCTACTTTTGGAATTACAGGATATTCTTGATAATGACCTGCTTAAGTATGAATTCTCCCGCGATGTGATCGGTAATGAACTTGCTGCAGCCATGAAAGGGCTGATCGCTATTGCCGTGGGCATCTCAGATGGGTTAGGTTTCAAAACAAACGTCTTTGGGCTTATTATTACCTATGGACTGTGGGAATTTGAAACAGTGATGAAATTTCTCAATGTACCCACCCAGACAGTGTATGGCATAGCCGGAATGGGTGATCTGATCACAACCTGTATTTCGGAAAACAGTCGAAATCGTACCTTTGGAAAATACCTTGCTCAAGGCTATTCGCTTGAGGATGCGCTCCTTAAAGTGGGTATGGAAGTGGAAGGGGTTTCCATGGCAAAAACTATTCGTAAACTGGCTCAATTCAATCTGTCTATCCCCCTGGTTTCCTGCATCACGCGGATTATTTTTGATGGGGTGGAAGACATTAGAAAAGAGTTACTTGATACACTTAATTCCATCTCGTGA
- the ruvB gene encoding Holliday junction branch migration DNA helicase RuvB has protein sequence MLQRVTDPKQLNDERDFDRALRPRRLADFIGQPQIKEILDISIQAAKLRKEPLDHVLLYGPPGLGKTTLSYIIANELEAEIKASSGPVLDKPGDLAGILTNLQRNDCFFIDEIHRLNHVVEEYMYPAIEDFGMEIIIDSGPSARTLKIDLEPFTLIGATTRAGLLTAPLRARFGLILRLDYYDQDSILKIIKRSAGLMEIPIDEQGAIEIARRSRGTPRVANRLLRRVRDYAQIRGTGVIDEAIALKALKMLNVDDSGLDEMDKRILATIIDNYDGGPVGLKTLAVAVNEDPGTIEEIYEPYLIQQGFLDRTLQGRRVTPKAYRHLNRDIHNAQYSLFDDTDES, from the coding sequence ATGTTACAAAGAGTTACTGATCCCAAACAGCTTAATGATGAACGGGATTTTGATCGGGCGCTGAGACCTCGTAGACTGGCTGATTTCATCGGACAGCCGCAGATTAAGGAAATTCTGGATATCTCTATCCAGGCAGCAAAACTCCGTAAAGAACCTCTTGACCACGTTCTACTTTATGGACCTCCCGGATTGGGTAAAACTACGCTCTCTTATATTATTGCCAATGAATTGGAAGCAGAGATCAAAGCATCATCAGGTCCTGTCCTGGATAAACCAGGTGATCTTGCCGGTATACTTACTAATCTGCAAAGAAATGACTGCTTTTTTATTGATGAAATTCACCGCCTGAATCATGTGGTGGAAGAATATATGTATCCCGCTATTGAAGATTTCGGTATGGAGATCATTATTGATAGCGGTCCCAGTGCCCGAACTCTTAAGATCGATCTGGAGCCTTTTACCCTGATCGGTGCTACAACCAGGGCAGGGCTGCTCACAGCTCCGCTGCGTGCCAGATTCGGGCTTATATTGCGGCTTGATTATTATGATCAGGATAGTATTCTGAAGATCATCAAACGCTCAGCGGGACTTATGGAAATCCCCATTGATGAGCAGGGTGCTATCGAAATTGCCAGACGCAGTCGCGGTACGCCACGTGTGGCAAATAGATTATTACGTCGCGTACGTGATTATGCGCAGATCCGTGGTACCGGTGTGATTGATGAAGCTATTGCCTTGAAAGCTCTTAAGATGCTGAATGTTGATGATTCTGGTCTGGATGAGATGGATAAACGCATCCTTGCCACTATTATCGATAATTATGATGGTGGACCCGTCGGGCTTAAAACACTGGCTGTGGCAGTTAATGAAGATCCGGGCACAATCGAAGAGATTTATGAACCCTATCTGATCCAGCAGGGATTCCTGGATCGCACTTTGCAGGGAAGACGAGTCACCCCGAAGGCATATAGGCATCTAAATCGGGATATTCATAACGCTCAGTATTCGCTTTTCGATGATACAGATGAGTCTTGA
- the arcC gene encoding carbamate kinase encodes MSKVAVIAIGGNSLIKPGQRGTVEEQFEAVTSTVENIYKIIELGYNVVITHGNGPQVGNILIQSEAGKHQVPSLPLHYCGAFSQGGMGYMIQQVAQNVFAREGHHQDVATIVTQVLVDQNDPAFENLTKPIGPFYPSIEELQHRIDEHGWVVVEDAGRGYRRVVASPKPLEIIEQTIIKTLIKAGDMVIAVGGGGIPVIREDGALQGISAVIDKDFASSLLASEINADLFIISTGVEKVAINYKSDSPQWLNSLNMEQCRQYLDNGEFAKGSMMPKIEASLNFLENGGSEVIITSPEKLYDAVIGETGTHITK; translated from the coding sequence ATGAGCAAAGTAGCAGTTATTGCTATAGGTGGAAACTCCCTGATCAAACCCGGTCAGCGGGGTACAGTAGAAGAACAGTTTGAAGCAGTTACTTCTACAGTAGAAAATATCTATAAGATCATTGAGCTTGGCTATAATGTGGTTATCACGCATGGAAATGGACCTCAGGTGGGAAATATCCTGATCCAGTCTGAAGCTGGCAAGCATCAGGTGCCTTCTCTTCCGCTTCATTATTGCGGAGCTTTTTCTCAAGGTGGAATGGGTTATATGATCCAACAGGTAGCTCAAAACGTATTCGCCCGGGAAGGTCATCATCAGGATGTTGCAACTATCGTCACTCAGGTGCTGGTTGACCAGAATGATCCTGCCTTTGAAAATCTCACTAAACCGATTGGTCCCTTTTACCCCAGTATAGAAGAATTGCAGCATCGCATCGATGAGCATGGCTGGGTGGTTGTGGAAGATGCCGGCAGGGGCTATCGCAGAGTGGTTGCATCTCCCAAACCTTTAGAAATTATTGAGCAGACAATTATCAAAACACTGATCAAAGCTGGTGATATGGTAATAGCCGTTGGTGGTGGCGGAATTCCTGTGATCAGAGAAGATGGTGCCCTGCAGGGTATTAGTGCTGTTATAGATAAGGATTTTGCTTCATCCCTGCTCGCTTCTGAGATCAATGCTGATCTCTTTATTATCTCCACTGGGGTAGAAAAAGTGGCAATAAATTATAAATCAGATTCTCCTCAATGGTTGAATTCATTGAATATGGAGCAATGCCGGCAGTATCTGGACAATGGTGAATTCGCCAAAGGCAGCATGATGCCCAAGATAGAAGCATCCTTGAATTTCCTGGAAAATGGTGGCTCAGAAGTGATCATTACTTCTCCGGAAAAACTCTATGATGCAGTAATAGGCGAAACCGGTACCCATATCACAAAATAG
- a CDS encoding M1 family aminopeptidase has translation MNRKILLIIFILIPILIFGYPQQNEISDKVTKFESARADSAHGFDVTKYELFLDVDTANHYIEGTVIAHVTATEVITQIAYEIESLSVSEALVNGEGVDFEVTSDFVILELGEMAVGEDFTTSVSYNGYPASSPGYGGGMFWNNNYVFTVSDPDASRYWWPCYDHPWDKAIVDLHITLRDDWLVAANGIRTGIEDNGDGTNTTHWIGENPMTTYLACFHASNFVEFEQECTLPNGEDLLVQNFCPPNQLANAEEDFENIPAMINYFSEIYGMYPFEKFGNCVVPMTIFAGMEHQTMVTLANYLINGNHTYEMVFAHELAHQWFGDCVAFLDFPDVWLSEGFAVYSEALWTEELYGYEAMQDYVASSIQGYYLSWAGGNNYTIYNPTFYNYFTPPVYEKAGSVLHMLRMQAGDEQFFEILQQYFATYMHGNAITSEFQAVVEDVTGEDYEQFFDQWIFGSGIPSYDYTWFVNPYDNIPKLRTYVKTTSSSNTVFEGKAPVWVTYESGEADSLLVDASSGIAMTESLLNDIMIEEIAFDPDSWLLDRGVTHHSLEISGAYPFEGGAAIYWSPVWGDELMVDGYRLSRAEDEAGPYQLVTGEIIDDMMYVDMGLEVGMTYYYKVVAVIDDEFESEASNIFEVFIEEWPLDQGVLVIDESMDGNGNPGSPTDAMVDDFYASITGMAITNYDYADEGAITTDMIRNYSTVIWHDADISQKNIGDNEGVLGSYVYAGGNLLISGWKTSDDLSEEFLQQFTGSPEYILAGAQEFVGASSEIYTDINIDADKVPAAFNGRLPYVVIYPEGDASIFAYEGIAGSEYTGQPCAVRSSYGGNCFILGFPLYYCNESEAADFMEDVLAEFEGNDNDPDEISGASISMRIYPNPYIFGSRSGLSINYDLGENTSGKLGIYNVRGQQVDEVILDQTKGEQIWRYNGKLSSGIYFLMLKAGEGRVIEKTLILK, from the coding sequence ATGAATAGGAAAATATTGTTAATAATTTTTATATTAATACCAATTTTAATTTTTGGATATCCTCAGCAGAATGAGATATCAGATAAAGTGACTAAGTTCGAAAGCGCGAGAGCAGATTCTGCTCATGGATTTGATGTTACAAAGTATGAACTTTTTCTGGATGTGGATACGGCAAATCATTATATTGAAGGGACAGTAATCGCACATGTGACGGCGACTGAGGTGATAACTCAAATAGCTTATGAGATAGAGAGTTTATCAGTCAGTGAAGCGCTGGTGAATGGAGAGGGAGTAGATTTTGAAGTAACAAGTGATTTTGTAATCCTGGAATTAGGAGAAATGGCAGTTGGAGAAGATTTTACCACGAGTGTGAGTTATAATGGTTATCCAGCAAGCAGTCCCGGCTATGGTGGCGGGATGTTTTGGAATAATAATTATGTGTTCACGGTATCTGATCCGGATGCGAGCCGCTACTGGTGGCCCTGTTATGATCATCCCTGGGATAAGGCAATTGTGGATCTGCATATCACTCTGCGGGATGACTGGCTGGTGGCAGCTAATGGGATCCGCACCGGGATAGAAGATAATGGAGATGGCACAAATACTACTCACTGGATAGGTGAGAATCCCATGACCACTTATTTAGCGTGTTTTCATGCCTCGAATTTTGTGGAATTTGAGCAGGAATGCACTTTGCCTAATGGTGAAGATCTGTTAGTGCAGAATTTTTGTCCGCCTAATCAGTTGGCAAATGCTGAAGAAGATTTTGAGAATATTCCTGCAATGATAAATTATTTTTCCGAGATCTATGGGATGTATCCGTTTGAGAAGTTTGGTAATTGCGTGGTTCCAATGACGATATTTGCCGGTATGGAGCATCAGACAATGGTGACTCTGGCAAATTATCTGATCAATGGAAATCACACCTATGAGATGGTTTTTGCCCATGAGCTTGCTCATCAGTGGTTTGGTGATTGCGTAGCTTTTTTAGATTTTCCCGATGTATGGCTATCTGAGGGTTTTGCGGTATATTCAGAAGCTCTCTGGACAGAAGAGCTTTATGGTTATGAAGCTATGCAGGACTATGTAGCAAGCAGCATTCAAGGATATTATCTATCCTGGGCTGGCGGGAACAATTATACAATTTATAATCCCACTTTTTATAATTATTTCACACCTCCGGTTTATGAGAAAGCGGGATCCGTGCTTCATATGCTAAGGATGCAGGCAGGAGACGAGCAATTCTTTGAAATACTTCAGCAATATTTTGCTACCTATATGCATGGCAATGCAATAACAAGTGAATTTCAGGCAGTAGTAGAAGATGTGACGGGTGAGGATTATGAGCAGTTTTTTGATCAGTGGATATTTGGGAGTGGAATTCCCAGCTATGACTATACCTGGTTCGTGAATCCTTATGATAATATTCCCAAATTGCGAACTTATGTGAAGACCACAAGCAGCAGTAATACAGTATTTGAGGGTAAAGCACCGGTGTGGGTAACTTATGAGAGCGGAGAGGCAGATAGTTTACTGGTGGATGCCTCAAGTGGAATAGCCATGACCGAGAGTTTACTAAATGATATAATGATTGAAGAAATAGCATTTGATCCTGACAGCTGGTTATTGGATAGAGGAGTTACGCATCACAGTCTGGAGATCTCGGGAGCATATCCATTTGAAGGTGGAGCCGCTATTTACTGGTCACCTGTATGGGGAGATGAGCTGATGGTGGACGGCTATCGTTTGAGCAGGGCAGAGGATGAAGCAGGACCTTATCAACTGGTAACAGGAGAGATAATAGATGATATGATGTATGTGGATATGGGTCTGGAAGTGGGAATGACTTATTATTACAAAGTGGTGGCAGTGATAGATGATGAATTTGAGAGTGAAGCGAGTAATATATTTGAAGTATTTATAGAGGAATGGCCACTGGATCAGGGAGTGCTGGTGATAGATGAGAGCATGGATGGTAATGGTAATCCAGGCAGTCCCACAGATGCTATGGTGGATGATTTTTATGCTTCCATAACCGGAATGGCAATCACTAATTATGATTATGCAGATGAAGGGGCTATAACCACGGATATGATCAGGAATTATAGTACTGTGATCTGGCATGATGCTGATATAAGTCAGAAGAATATTGGTGATAATGAAGGGGTGCTGGGCAGTTACGTATATGCCGGTGGAAATCTGCTGATATCGGGCTGGAAAACGAGTGATGATTTGAGTGAAGAATTTCTGCAGCAATTTACCGGGAGTCCTGAATATATTCTTGCTGGTGCTCAGGAATTTGTGGGAGCCAGTTCTGAGATATATACTGATATAAATATTGATGCAGACAAGGTGCCGGCAGCATTTAATGGTCGATTGCCTTATGTGGTAATCTATCCTGAAGGAGATGCATCCATATTTGCTTACGAAGGGATTGCCGGCAGTGAATATACTGGTCAGCCGTGTGCCGTGCGAAGCAGTTATGGTGGTAATTGTTTTATCTTAGGGTTCCCATTATATTACTGCAACGAATCAGAAGCGGCTGATTTCATGGAAGATGTGCTGGCAGAATTTGAAGGTAATGATAATGATCCAGATGAGATATCTGGAGCATCTATCAGTATGAGGATCTATCCGAATCCTTATATATTCGGCAGTCGATCCGGGTTGAGCATAAATTATGATCTGGGAGAAAATACCAGCGGAAAACTGGGGATTTATAATGTGCGGGGACAGCAGGTAGATGAGGTGATCCTGGATCAAACAAAAGGCGAGCAAATCTGGAGATATAACGGAAAGTTAAGCAGTGGGATATATTTCTTGATGCTGAAAGCTGGAGAAGGCAGAGTGATTGAAAAAACTCTGATCTTGAAATAG
- a CDS encoding GGDEF domain-containing protein yields MRRKHNVAFHLVMLLLIMVSTILVFYKALVHLREQIDEIKINSVYRVLQIAEDYDMLLLSNEEILNDKLESVSDKVISEINRSSEISMMHLDDTAMRYGLDFIMVADIDGKVIASTDMNLKGKDLTKIIPAYKNMITQGEESGELVIDRVGLLADNKILYKSAWSVEADKNRVTVFAIDMPKCLEESNSQTFADYLFSGYFDNLSESILMVSEIMLYFKQGNLQYSLSGKIEEIPIIEPNQIYSGIESQILNGYEFVVLPEVLEGGIGLNKVMIMVFFDNDIIRQISLNLIFRALFGFLVLAVMIYLIVYFFFKSSQHDREEIFLTIMETIGQRKFRRDIIEKEALGKEIETGLISLAEQYHDEDEKKNKELEKQQTDNETLKQQYEKESIKAKSLVNELEEARRQGELLQRTDRVTGLPNRETLMEYLDYESARADREKAEFSLMLVKIRDLAGLKNDFGQSFTDYLINKTGSKLRTTLRRQDRLGRWSDEEFLMILPSTGSIGIRQLIGKLDEVIAGTEFYRDNKQIKLGLDFGGTIYRPGSKVGDCLRQTKVALQEAEHSGNPSIIE; encoded by the coding sequence TTGAGAAGAAAGCATAATGTGGCATTCCATCTGGTGATGCTTTTATTGATCATGGTTTCCACGATCCTGGTCTTTTACAAAGCCCTTGTTCATTTGCGTGAGCAGATAGATGAGATAAAGATAAATTCAGTTTACCGAGTGCTTCAAATAGCCGAAGACTATGATATGCTGCTGCTGAGTAATGAAGAAATCCTGAATGATAAACTGGAATCAGTATCAGATAAGGTGATCAGTGAAATAAACAGGTCATCAGAAATCTCAATGATGCATCTTGATGATACAGCGATGCGTTATGGGCTTGATTTTATAATGGTTGCTGATATTGATGGCAAGGTGATAGCATCAACTGATATGAATCTGAAAGGCAAAGACTTAACGAAAATAATCCCGGCATATAAGAATATGATCACTCAGGGTGAAGAATCAGGTGAACTTGTAATTGATAGAGTGGGATTACTTGCTGATAATAAGATCCTTTATAAATCAGCGTGGTCAGTGGAAGCAGATAAAAATCGAGTGACAGTGTTTGCGATAGATATGCCCAAATGCCTTGAAGAGAGCAATTCACAAACATTTGCAGATTACCTTTTTAGTGGATATTTTGATAATTTATCGGAATCAATATTGATGGTATCAGAGATCATGCTGTATTTTAAGCAGGGCAATCTGCAATATTCTCTTTCAGGTAAAATAGAGGAAATCCCAATTATTGAACCTAATCAGATCTATTCCGGTATCGAAAGTCAAATTTTGAATGGTTATGAATTTGTGGTATTACCTGAAGTACTGGAAGGCGGGATTGGATTAAATAAGGTAATGATAATGGTTTTTTTTGATAATGATATAATTCGTCAGATATCATTAAATCTGATTTTCAGAGCATTGTTTGGATTTTTAGTATTAGCAGTGATGATCTATCTTATTGTATACTTCTTTTTCAAAAGTTCTCAACATGATCGGGAAGAAATATTTTTAACGATAATGGAAACAATCGGTCAGCGGAAATTCAGACGTGATATCATAGAAAAAGAAGCCCTTGGTAAAGAAATAGAGACGGGTTTGATCTCGCTTGCTGAGCAATATCATGATGAGGACGAGAAGAAGAATAAGGAATTAGAAAAACAGCAGACGGATAATGAAACCCTGAAGCAGCAGTATGAGAAAGAAAGCATCAAGGCAAAAAGTCTGGTGAATGAACTGGAAGAAGCACGCAGACAAGGTGAATTGCTGCAGAGAACAGATCGGGTAACCGGATTGCCAAATCGTGAAACCTTAATGGAATATCTGGATTATGAAAGCGCCAGAGCAGACAGAGAAAAGGCTGAATTCAGTTTGATGCTCGTAAAGATCAGAGATCTGGCAGGATTAAAGAACGATTTTGGTCAAAGCTTTACAGATTATCTGATCAATAAGACAGGCTCAAAACTGCGAACAACATTGCGGAGACAAGATAGATTGGGAAGATGGTCTGATGAAGAATTTTTAATGATCCTGCCTTCAACAGGTTCCATCGGCATCAGGCAATTAATAGGCAAACTGGATGAAGTGATAGCCGGGACGGAATTTTACCGTGACAATAAACAAATAAAGCTGGGATTAGATTTTGGTGGTACAATTTATCGACCGGGATCTAAGGTGGGTGATTGTTTGCGACAAACCAAAGTAGCTCTGCAGGAAGCGGAACATTCGGGTAATCCTTCCATTATAGAGTGA